One genomic segment of Clostridium estertheticum subsp. estertheticum includes these proteins:
- a CDS encoding sensor histidine kinase, producing the protein MLIIIPLILLSSITYKTVSTILETYITSATKQAFEQTYSFLSYKLYRVNDVSDIISNDNNITTIDSNLITILGKSPNTYPINEQIKDMFFLRKYLSSYENDIDISNLKLYVNNDFLYSNEDYNMFSLNKAKNSKWLTIFKENKTRNLWCPSSYLEDKPNSSPKELSLVSAIKNPNDFSKDIGFLRVDFKKSMVDDIIKKTNSVDGSFTYIQNSKGVIVSSTDDSLIAKYNLNNTLTTSLSSNTQNFQKLTINNNKCLLKSSLINNTDWYMTTIIPYDSILVKIKFIRNTLILLLSILGTIAFTLAYYFSNSITRRITKLNKSMRQVHNGSLETYIKDSSSDEIGELIDNYNFMITKMVILIDEQYKSGKEVKNAELKALQAQINPHFLYNTLDMINWMAFKDMNKEISSAVKSLAGFYKISLNKGKSKVSIKDELTHASLYVDIQNMRYSDRIKLTIDLPEELYRYSILKITLQPILENSISHGILGRGNVCGEIIISGKLENNDITLYVKDDGIGIPEDKIDKILTDDISSETGSGYGLKNIDKRLKLSYGEGYGLTFKSQYGHGTTVEIKIPATVHEDGFVL; encoded by the coding sequence ATGCTAATAATAATTCCATTAATTCTTTTATCTTCTATAACGTACAAAACTGTTTCTACCATTTTAGAAACCTATATTACCTCTGCAACAAAACAAGCTTTTGAGCAAACATATTCTTTTTTATCATATAAATTATATAGAGTTAATGATGTTTCAGATATAATTTCTAATGATAATAATATTACAACAATTGATAGTAATTTAATTACTATCCTTGGTAAATCCCCTAATACATATCCTATAAATGAACAAATTAAAGATATGTTTTTTCTGCGCAAATATCTTAGTTCTTATGAGAACGATATTGATATAAGTAATTTAAAACTCTATGTAAATAATGATTTTCTTTATTCCAATGAAGACTATAATATGTTTAGCCTTAATAAGGCCAAGAATTCTAAATGGCTTACTATATTTAAGGAAAATAAAACAAGAAATTTATGGTGCCCTAGTTCCTATCTTGAGGATAAACCTAATAGCTCTCCTAAAGAACTTTCCCTTGTATCTGCTATAAAAAATCCAAATGACTTTTCCAAGGATATTGGGTTTCTTCGTGTAGATTTTAAAAAATCAATGGTTGACGATATTATAAAAAAGACAAATTCAGTAGACGGTAGCTTTACATATATACAAAATTCCAAAGGAGTAATTGTATCCTCTACAGATGACTCTTTAATTGCTAAATATAATCTTAACAATACTTTAACCACCAGCCTTTCATCAAATACACAAAATTTTCAAAAGCTTACTATAAATAATAATAAATGCCTTTTGAAAAGCTCATTAATAAATAATACAGATTGGTATATGACTACAATTATACCTTATGATAGTATTCTTGTTAAAATTAAATTTATAAGAAATACCTTGATTTTGTTATTAAGTATACTTGGAACAATAGCTTTTACTCTTGCATACTACTTTTCAAATTCAATAACTAGAAGAATTACAAAACTTAATAAGTCTATGAGACAGGTCCACAATGGCAGCCTTGAAACTTATATTAAAGATTCAAGTTCTGATGAAATCGGTGAGCTCATAGATAATTATAATTTTATGATTACTAAGATGGTAATACTTATTGATGAACAGTATAAATCTGGCAAGGAAGTTAAAAATGCAGAGTTAAAAGCCCTTCAGGCACAGATAAATCCACACTTTTTGTATAATACTTTGGATATGATAAATTGGATGGCTTTCAAGGATATGAATAAAGAAATCAGTAGCGCTGTTAAGAGCCTCGCAGGTTTTTATAAGATAAGTTTAAATAAAGGTAAATCTAAAGTCTCGATTAAAGATGAATTAACACATGCCTCCCTTTATGTTGATATTCAAAACATGAGGTACTCAGATAGAATAAAGCTCACAATAGATTTACCCGAGGAGCTTTATCGTTATAGTATTTTAAAAATAACACTACAACCCATTTTAGAAAATTCTATTTCACATGGCATTCTTGGCCGTGGCAATGTATGCGGAGAGATAATAATTAGTGGTAAATTAGAAAATAATGATATAACTCTATATGTGAAAGATGACGGTATCGGCATCCCTGAGGATAAAATAGATAAAATCTTAACAGATGATATAAGTAGCGAAACTGGAAGTGGTTATGGTCTTAAGAATATTGATAAACGGTTAAAGCTCTCTTATGGTGAAGGTTACGGCTTAACTTTTAAAAGCCAGTACGGACATGGCACTACAGTAGAAATTAAAATTCCAGCTACCGTGCATGAAGATGGTTTCGTATTATAA
- a CDS encoding response regulator transcription factor: MIKVLIVDDEIFTREGIIAEIPWAKLGPIEIEQAYDGINALEVAEKFEPDILLTDVKMPRMNGVELSFELRKTYPTCEIIFLSGYSDKQYLKSAIELKAVSYVEKPIDIEELQSAIKNAITLKLKETENTLNIKNDIALKLIQKNADFYNLGKYIDVIPESKLTGTSFITILINILNKDKLMEETVLLELKKIVVKSNFNCILCYKEDDLILMHLYFPADINSLSVNTTLENIYNLISEYLKRFTTFFICQGKKVIGITNIPISYSFAVEALGKAFFYDYNSVIYYDKISLLVYNLDENLIENFTKNLLNEDKQNSILLINRLTSEIKGSASTPINYTKDVYYRLLHQLLKFSYDRNLIINQNDLDNKSPFEYLANSYTLMDIKSYMIEKIHTIFDAVEEKNSNINPVSSILKYIHDNYSDVDLSLQNISNKTYLSTAYMCSIFKEETGTTINSYITKYRINKAKDLLKDPHMKIIDITTKVGYGDGNYFSKIFKKETGLTPSEYKKKFL, from the coding sequence ATGATTAAGGTATTAATAGTTGATGATGAAATTTTCACAAGAGAAGGAATAATCGCTGAAATTCCTTGGGCTAAACTAGGTCCTATTGAAATAGAGCAAGCCTATGATGGTATAAATGCTCTTGAAGTCGCAGAAAAGTTTGAGCCTGATATTTTATTAACTGATGTAAAAATGCCTAGAATGAATGGCGTAGAATTATCTTTTGAACTTAGAAAAACCTATCCTACCTGTGAGATTATATTTTTGAGTGGCTATTCGGATAAACAGTATCTAAAATCAGCTATTGAGCTTAAGGCCGTTAGTTACGTAGAAAAACCTATAGATATTGAAGAACTTCAATCCGCAATTAAAAATGCAATAACACTTAAACTAAAAGAAACAGAAAATACTTTGAATATTAAAAATGATATTGCACTTAAACTTATTCAAAAAAATGCTGATTTTTATAATTTAGGTAAATATATAGATGTAATTCCTGAAAGTAAGCTTACAGGGACTAGTTTCATTACCATTTTGATTAATATTTTAAATAAGGATAAACTTATGGAGGAGACTGTTCTCCTTGAGCTAAAAAAAATAGTAGTTAAATCTAATTTCAATTGCATTCTATGTTATAAAGAAGATGATCTTATACTTATGCACTTATACTTTCCTGCTGACATAAACTCTTTATCTGTTAATACGACATTAGAAAATATATATAACCTAATATCTGAATATCTAAAGAGATTCACAACTTTTTTTATATGCCAAGGTAAAAAAGTTATAGGAATTACAAATATACCGATTTCCTACAGTTTTGCTGTGGAAGCACTTGGCAAAGCTTTTTTTTATGATTATAATTCCGTAATTTATTATGATAAAATTAGCCTACTTGTTTACAACTTAGATGAAAATCTTATTGAAAATTTCACGAAAAATCTATTAAATGAAGATAAACAAAACAGCATTCTTCTAATTAATAGACTTACTTCTGAAATAAAAGGGAGTGCTTCCACGCCAATAAATTATACAAAAGATGTTTATTATAGACTTCTACATCAATTATTAAAGTTTTCATATGACAGAAACTTAATAATAAATCAAAATGATTTGGATAATAAAAGTCCTTTTGAATATCTTGCGAATTCTTACACTCTTATGGATATCAAAAGTTATATGATAGAAAAAATACATACTATTTTTGACGCTGTTGAAGAAAAAAATTCGAATATAAACCCAGTTTCATCTATCCTAAAATATATACATGATAATTACTCAGATGTAGATTTGTCCCTGCAAAATATTAGTAATAAAACTTATCTATCCACTGCATACATGTGCTCCATATTTAAAGAAGAAACTGGTACAACTATAAACAGTTATATTACCAAGTATAGAATTAATAAAGCAAAGGATCTTTTAAAAGACCCTCACATGAAAATCATTGATATAACAACTAAAGTAGGATATGGTGATGGAAATTATTTTTCAAAAATATTCAAAAAAGAAACAGGTTTAACGCCATCTGAATATAAGAAGAAGTTTTTGTGA
- a CDS encoding ABC transporter permease — protein MENTSFLHKVKKNKTLLLMLLPAVLFFFIFSYLPIAGIVVAFKSYNFKGGIFGSPWVGLDNFKFFFMSGQAFIVTRNTVLYNLAFIFVNTVLQIAMAIFLSEIKNKYFKKITQSLMFLPYFISWVIVGVISYNIFSFEHGTFNSVLKFFHIAAIDMYSKPLAWIVIIIIFCAWQGLGYGTVLYLAAIMGIDTEIYEAAEIDGANIFERIRYITLPSLVPTITILTLLAVGTIFRGNFDMFYQIIGNNGTLFNATDVIDTFTVRALLQTNEVGMAAAAGLYQSVFCFITIMVVNTAVKKHDEDNALF, from the coding sequence ATGGAAAATACAAGCTTCTTACATAAGGTTAAAAAGAATAAAACTTTATTGTTAATGCTTCTACCGGCGGTACTTTTTTTCTTTATATTTAGCTATCTTCCGATTGCGGGAATAGTTGTTGCATTTAAGAGTTACAACTTTAAGGGAGGAATATTTGGAAGTCCCTGGGTTGGCCTTGATAATTTTAAGTTTTTCTTTATGTCGGGGCAAGCTTTTATAGTAACTCGTAATACAGTTTTATATAATTTGGCATTTATATTTGTTAATACAGTACTTCAAATTGCAATGGCTATATTTTTATCAGAGATAAAAAACAAATATTTTAAAAAGATAACTCAATCACTTATGTTTCTACCATATTTTATATCTTGGGTTATAGTGGGGGTTATATCTTATAACATATTTAGTTTTGAGCATGGAACATTTAATTCTGTACTTAAATTCTTTCATATTGCAGCAATAGATATGTATTCAAAACCACTTGCATGGATTGTCATTATAATTATATTTTGCGCATGGCAAGGGCTTGGATATGGTACTGTGCTTTATCTAGCAGCAATAATGGGTATTGATACAGAAATTTATGAAGCAGCAGAAATAGATGGAGCAAATATATTTGAGCGTATTAGATATATTACACTTCCGTCGCTAGTTCCAACAATAACAATACTTACACTACTTGCGGTTGGTACTATATTTAGAGGAAACTTTGATATGTTCTATCAAATCATTGGAAATAATGGTACGCTTTTCAATGCCACTGATGTTATTGATACATTTACAGTTAGGGCACTACTTCAAACTAACGAAGTTGGTATGGCAGCGGCTGCAGGCCTTTATCAGTCAGTATTTTGTTTTATAACAATAATGGTAGTAAATACTGCAGTTAAAAAACATGATGAAGACAATGCATTATTTTAG
- a CDS encoding carbohydrate ABC transporter permease, with the protein MKKLSKDRAAFNIIAYLVIIIMTLFCIVPLIIVISGSFTSESYILKHGFSLIPKEFTTSAYALAFKEPMVVLKAYGVTIFITIAGTFVGLLVTAMTAYVLTRKDFEWRNKFSFYFYFTTLFTGGLVPWYILMVRYLGMKDNYLALILPLLLSVFNILIMKSYMSSIPDAISESAKIDGAGDFTIFIKLILPLSKPALATVGLFIALRYWNDWYNAMLFIQNDKMYSLQYFLYKIVNNIDAYKNILATSGGSVNVKMDLPSESLKMALTVIVTGPIIFLYPFVQKYFVQGLTIGAVKG; encoded by the coding sequence ATGAAGAAATTATCAAAGGATAGAGCAGCATTTAATATAATAGCTTATCTTGTTATAATAATTATGACATTGTTTTGTATAGTTCCATTAATAATTGTAATTTCGGGCTCATTTACATCTGAGTCATATATTTTAAAACATGGCTTTAGCTTAATACCAAAGGAGTTTACAACTTCGGCTTATGCACTCGCTTTTAAGGAACCTATGGTAGTACTTAAAGCTTATGGTGTTACTATATTTATAACAATTGCTGGAACATTTGTTGGGCTACTTGTAACTGCGATGACAGCATATGTACTGACTAGGAAGGATTTCGAATGGAGAAATAAATTTTCTTTCTACTTTTATTTTACCACTTTATTTACCGGTGGACTTGTACCATGGTATATATTAATGGTTAGATATTTAGGTATGAAGGATAATTATTTAGCACTTATACTTCCATTACTTTTAAGTGTTTTTAATATATTGATAATGAAGAGTTATATGAGCAGCATACCGGATGCCATATCTGAGTCTGCAAAAATTGATGGCGCTGGAGATTTTACTATATTTATTAAACTAATACTACCATTATCTAAACCAGCCCTTGCTACTGTGGGTTTGTTTATTGCATTAAGATATTGGAATGATTGGTATAATGCAATGTTATTTATTCAAAATGATAAAATGTATAGTCTTCAATATTTTCTTTATAAAATAGTTAATAATATTGATGCTTACAAAAACATATTAGCAACTTCAGGAGGAAGTGTTAATGTTAAAATGGATTTGCCAAGTGAGTCTTTAAAGATGGCACTTACAGTTATAGTTACAGGGCCGATAATATTTTTGTATCCATTTGTGCAAAAATATTTTGTACAAGGACTTACAATAGGTGCAGTTAAGGGGTAG
- a CDS encoding ABC transporter substrate-binding protein, which translates to MNKFMKKFGVTFLVAGIIMSSLSGCSTSKNTASTKATVDTKDAVKLKMYILGDKPKDADAVYGKMNAILTQKINATIDVNFISWGDQATKYPLLFSSGEDFDLIFTATGWCYYNQMATRNGFLELTPELLQKYAPQSVKNEPKLAWEQAKVNKKIYMIPNDQDEYAYSVVGIRGDLREKYHIPAITSQAGLEKYYETIAKNEKDIVPIINGGGQNLQFPLELQANGFTGVMGTYGSDPILGYKMNDTTGKVFSIIDTPEYKDYAVKMKKYADSGYWSKSSISSKETRDDGFKAGKSASMIWNIGSVANDLKIMNAAHPEWKVEIADILPGSKKFANPYTNNGMAINANSKNSERALMALDLLRYDKDLNDITFNGVKGTHWDAVGDKEFKTLGATANFPAGNVCPWGWHTSITRTDVARPKIVPETIAKWQKNDTIHNPLETFTFDDSLVKNEMAAINTVVTQYGLPLHLGIIADPVKGAEIYSQKLKAAGLDKVMKAVQEQADKFIKSKK; encoded by the coding sequence ATGAATAAATTTATGAAAAAGTTCGGGGTTACATTTTTAGTAGCTGGTATCATTATGTCATCACTTTCAGGTTGTTCAACAAGCAAAAATACAGCTTCTACTAAAGCAACTGTTGATACAAAAGATGCAGTAAAACTAAAAATGTATATTCTAGGAGATAAGCCAAAAGATGCTGATGCTGTTTATGGTAAAATGAATGCAATACTTACGCAAAAAATTAACGCAACAATTGATGTTAATTTCATATCGTGGGGAGATCAAGCTACAAAATATCCATTGTTATTCTCGTCAGGGGAAGATTTTGATTTGATTTTCACAGCAACAGGATGGTGTTATTATAACCAAATGGCTACTAGAAATGGATTCCTTGAGTTAACACCTGAACTACTCCAAAAATATGCACCTCAAAGTGTTAAAAACGAACCTAAGCTTGCATGGGAACAAGCTAAGGTTAATAAAAAAATATATATGATTCCTAATGACCAAGATGAGTATGCATATTCAGTTGTAGGTATTAGAGGGGATTTAAGAGAAAAATATCATATACCTGCAATTACAAGTCAGGCAGGTCTTGAAAAATATTATGAGACTATAGCAAAAAATGAAAAAGATATAGTTCCTATAATTAATGGCGGAGGACAAAATCTTCAATTTCCTTTAGAGCTTCAGGCAAATGGTTTTACTGGAGTAATGGGAACCTATGGTTCCGATCCTATTTTAGGATATAAAATGAATGATACTACTGGAAAAGTATTTTCTATAATTGATACACCAGAATACAAAGACTACGCTGTAAAAATGAAAAAATATGCAGACAGTGGGTATTGGTCTAAGAGTTCTATTTCTAGTAAAGAAACAAGAGATGATGGATTTAAAGCTGGAAAGTCAGCATCAATGATTTGGAATATTGGATCAGTTGCAAATGACCTTAAAATAATGAATGCAGCTCATCCTGAGTGGAAAGTAGAAATAGCAGATATATTACCAGGAAGCAAAAAATTTGCTAATCCTTACACTAATAATGGTATGGCTATAAATGCAAATTCAAAAAATTCTGAGAGAGCATTAATGGCATTAGACCTTTTAAGATACGATAAAGATTTAAATGACATAACATTCAACGGAGTAAAAGGTACTCATTGGGATGCGGTTGGTGATAAAGAATTCAAAACTTTAGGTGCCACAGCTAATTTCCCAGCAGGAAACGTTTGCCCATGGGGATGGCATACATCTATAACTCGTACAGACGTTGCTAGACCAAAGATAGTACCAGAAACTATTGCTAAATGGCAAAAAAATGATACCATTCATAATCCTTTAGAGACATTTACATTTGATGATAGTCTTGTGAAAAATGAAATGGCAGCAATAAACACTGTAGTTACTCAATACGGCCTTCCTCTTCATCTTGGAATAATAGCAGATCCAGTTAAGGGAGCTGAAATTTACAGTCAAAAATTAAAAGCTGCAGGATTAGATAAAGTAATGAAAGCAGTTCAGGAGCAAGCAGATAAATTTATTAAATCTAAAAAATAA
- a CDS encoding glycoside hydrolase family 53 protein has product MFKNRFKSVLSKVLCSTLVLGIISNFHAIMKVQAETPSTSTFAKGADVGWLSQMEATNYIFKDKDGNVKDCLSILKDYGIDSIRLRTWVNPSDSKTDGHCSTSEVIAMAVKAKAMGFRIMIDFHYSDTWADPGKQVKPLAWKDHDFDVLKTDVYDYTLGVMNALKIAGVTPEWVQVGNETNPGMMLPDGSIKDYSKLAQLINRGYDAVKAISNNTKVIIHIADGYDNVNFRKYFDGLKANNAKYDVIGMSYYPYWAGTDYTSNIDALGNNLNDMAARYGKEVMVVEVGGLDTEPINTYNMLVAVQAKVKAVPDNKGTGVFYWEPEGAKSWSGYALSAWGSDGKPTKAMEAFIPGAIEYNPFPVKQVTIDKASTTNKNSKFC; this is encoded by the coding sequence ATGTTTAAAAATAGGTTTAAGAGTGTTTTATCAAAAGTTTTATGCTCAACACTTGTTTTGGGGATAATTAGTAATTTTCATGCAATTATGAAGGTACAAGCGGAAACACCCAGTACTAGTACATTTGCAAAAGGTGCAGACGTAGGCTGGCTCTCACAGATGGAGGCTACGAACTATATATTTAAAGATAAAGATGGAAATGTAAAGGATTGCTTATCTATTTTAAAAGATTATGGAATTGATTCAATTAGGCTAAGAACCTGGGTTAATCCCTCAGATAGTAAAACCGATGGTCATTGCAGTACATCTGAGGTAATTGCTATGGCAGTTAAGGCAAAAGCCATGGGCTTTAGAATAATGATAGACTTTCATTACAGTGATACCTGGGCAGATCCTGGAAAACAAGTAAAACCATTAGCCTGGAAAGATCACGATTTTGACGTCTTAAAGACTGATGTATATGACTATACATTAGGAGTTATGAACGCATTGAAAATTGCCGGTGTTACACCGGAATGGGTTCAAGTAGGAAATGAAACTAATCCTGGTATGATGCTTCCAGATGGAAGTATAAAAGATTATAGTAAGTTAGCTCAGTTGATAAATAGGGGATATGATGCAGTTAAGGCTATAAGTAATAATACAAAAGTTATTATACATATAGCTGATGGATATGATAATGTGAATTTTAGAAAGTATTTTGATGGTCTTAAAGCTAATAATGCCAAATATGATGTAATCGGAATGTCCTATTATCCCTATTGGGCAGGAACGGATTATACTTCAAACATAGACGCATTGGGAAATAATTTAAATGATATGGCAGCAAGATACGGTAAAGAGGTGATGGTAGTTGAGGTAGGTGGATTAGATACGGAACCTATTAATACTTACAATATGCTTGTAGCTGTTCAGGCTAAGGTAAAGGCGGTTCCCGACAATAAGGGAACTGGAGTATTTTACTGGGAGCCAGAAGGCGCAAAAAGCTGGAGTGGATATGCATTGAGTGCCTGGGGCTCAGATGGAAAACCTACAAAGGCTATGGAAGCTTTTATACCTGGTGCAATTGAATATAACCCATTCCCAGTTAAACAAGTAACTATTGATAAAGCAAGCACTACTAATAAAAATAGTAAATTTTGTTAA